From Equus przewalskii isolate Varuska chromosome 17, EquPr2, whole genome shotgun sequence, the proteins below share one genomic window:
- the LOC139076689 gene encoding spermatogenesis-associated protein 31E1-like, translated as METPILYLKSTVATCLSSSPASWVIGTILRILYGLGLFLLFFPPPKRNLPSQLTYKRRNVRKRQVEPRGRSSKSRKKRGAWKAYRAGRKDLAEVGGLMSLLQSSPGRLSCKGCFHHLSSQDSPGEVCKTASARVRQPCGKPVEGAPLTTTPALSLALLTQRTLPLASTLPAEPPSALTRTPLGPVATSSAPAHSCWPFPNSGHGRMSCRIEFLSRWNVIKVLFFPGHHTSSPSKGPCPATDQWPHSGEAPQIGRERLIAPQLPTLMSRSCSRRKSRKAYKRRSGKKNKMIQALLRISKHTLSCLG; from the exons ATGGAAACTCCTATCTTGTATCTAAAAAGCACTGTTGCTACCTGCTTGAGCTCCAGTCCCGCTTCCTGGGTGATTGGGACCATCCTCCGCATCCTGTATGGACTggggctcttcctcctcttcttccccccccccaaaaggaATTTGCCCTCACAACTAACTTACAAAAGGAGAAACGTCAGGAAG cgTCAAGTGGAGCCGAGAGGGAGGAGCAgcaagagcaggaagaaaaggggagctTGGAAAG CTTACAGAGCTGGCCGGAAGGACCTGGCAGAAGTGGGGGGCCTGATGTCCCTTTTGCAAAG CTCCCCGGGGAGGCTGTCTTGTAAGGGATGCTTCCATCACTTGTCATCTCAAGACTCCCCTGGGGAGGTGTGCAAGACAGCATCTGCTAGAGTCCGCCAGCCGTGCGGGAAGCCTGTGGAAGGTGCTCCTCTCACCACGACTCCAGCACTTTCCCTGGCTCTTCTGACCCAGCGCACTCTACCTTTGGCCTCCACTCTGCCAGCAGAACCTCCATCGGCCTTGACCAGAACTCCACTCGGCCCTGTTGCCACGAGCTCGGCTCCAGCTCACTCCTGTTGGCCGTTTCCCAACTCAGGCCACGGCCGCATGAGCTGTCGCATTGAGTTCCTCTCCCGGTGGAACGTGATCAAGGTCTTGTTCTTCCCAGGTCATCACACTTCGAGTCCCAGCAAGGGCCCCTGTCCTGCCACCGACCAGTGGCCTCATTCTGGGGAGGCCCCACAAATAGGGAGGGAGAGACTGATAGCCCCTCAGTTGCCAACCCTGATGTCCAGAAGCTGCTCGAGACGGAAATCACGGAAAGCATACAAACGGAGGTCtgggaaaaagaacaagatgatCCAGGCACTCCTCAGAATCTCGAAGCACACACTATCATGTCTGGGCTGA